From Draconibacterium halophilum, one genomic window encodes:
- a CDS encoding DUF819 family protein, whose amino-acid sequence MQETEQVEALIKNDAVVLGILLALLAAIFYTSNSSKPVFKKFYSVIPMLLLCYFLPSLLTTFNIVDGEHSQLYYMASRYLLPASLVLLTLSINLKEVFKLGSKALIMFITGTVGVIIGGPIAILLASSINPDLVGGAGPDAVWRGMTTIAGSWIGGGANQAAMYEIFKPSDHLYSIMITVDVLVAEVWMAALLIGVGKSKQIDKYFKADASSVTQLKDHMHEFSQKIARIPSTTDIMVIAAIGLGVTGFAHLVSDWIAPYIEVHAPALNKFSLTSKFFWLIILSTSIGIALSFTKLRNYEGAGASKIGTIFIYILVATIGMKMDVGKIFDNLGLFLVGGIWMAIHVVLLLIVGKLIRAPYFFLAVGSKANIGGAASAPVVAAAFHPSLAPVGVLLAVLGYALGTYGAWMCGLLMQVAAHS is encoded by the coding sequence ATGCAGGAAACAGAACAAGTAGAAGCACTTATTAAAAACGATGCGGTAGTTTTAGGAATTTTACTGGCTTTACTGGCGGCTATTTTCTATACCAGCAATTCGTCGAAACCGGTTTTTAAGAAATTCTACAGTGTTATTCCCATGCTGTTGCTTTGTTATTTTTTACCCAGCTTGTTAACCACTTTTAATATTGTTGATGGAGAACATTCGCAGCTGTATTATATGGCATCGCGCTACTTGCTACCGGCAAGTTTGGTGTTGCTAACACTAAGTATTAACCTTAAGGAAGTTTTTAAGTTGGGAAGTAAGGCGCTAATCATGTTTATTACCGGTACGGTGGGTGTTATTATTGGAGGCCCCATCGCCATTCTGCTTGCATCAAGTATTAACCCTGATCTTGTTGGAGGTGCAGGCCCCGATGCTGTTTGGCGCGGAATGACAACCATTGCAGGTAGTTGGATTGGTGGAGGTGCCAACCAGGCCGCTATGTACGAAATTTTTAAACCGTCGGATCATTTATACTCGATAATGATTACTGTTGACGTGTTGGTTGCTGAAGTTTGGATGGCCGCGCTGTTAATTGGTGTTGGCAAGTCGAAACAAATCGACAAATATTTTAAAGCCGATGCCAGCAGTGTTACCCAACTTAAAGATCACATGCACGAATTTAGCCAGAAAATAGCACGGATACCAAGTACTACCGACATTATGGTTATTGCAGCTATCGGACTTGGTGTTACCGGTTTTGCACATTTGGTTTCCGATTGGATTGCTCCATACATTGAGGTTCATGCACCGGCATTAAACAAGTTCAGCTTAACGTCTAAATTCTTCTGGTTAATTATCTTGTCTACCTCCATTGGTATTGCATTATCATTTACAAAACTCAGAAATTACGAAGGAGCCGGCGCATCAAAAATCGGTACTATTTTTATTTACATTTTGGTGGCAACCATTGGTATGAAAATGGATGTTGGCAAGATCTTCGATAACCTGGGACTGTTTTTGGTTGGTGGCATCTGGATGGCTATTCACGTTGTTCTGCTACTGATTGTTGGAAAACTGATCAGAGCCCCCTATTTCTTTCTTGCAGTAGGTAGTAAGGCGAACATTGGAGGTGCGGCAAGCGCACCGGTTGTGGCGGCAGCATTTCACCCGTCGTTGGCGCCCGTTGGCGTTTTACTGGCCGTTTTAGGTTATGCTCTTGGAACTTACGGAGCGTGGATGTGCGGATTGTTAATGCAGGTAGCAGCTCATTCATAG
- a CDS encoding NAD(P)H-hydrate dehydratase, translating to MKIFTTKQIAAIDKYTIENEPIADIDLMERASLQITNWIVQQFTTEERLLFFAGPGNNGGDALAIARQLAELSYQCEVYLLDFGKALKGSPEINFNRLEEQGKVKLVKLRSEADFPHVDDTDVLIDGLFGSGLSRPLEGLPAQLVQKINQLLNVVVAVDIPSGLMGEDNSKNNLENIIRADYTLTLQFPKISFLFPENEQFVGQWEVLSIGLHPDGIWETPSPYALADAEEITTRLPVRSKFDHKGTFGHALLIAGSYGKMGAAVLASKACMRAGAGLLTTHVPHMGFPIIQTAVPEAMASIDQHDSMFTTLPDLVPYAAIGIGPGMGKKHNSCRALCNLLEQAKVPLVIDADALNILAENKAWLEKLPEGSVLTPHPGEFSRLVGETTDSYDAVQKQMAFAQKYNCVVVLKGAHTSVAAPNGRLSWNSTGNSGMGTAGSGDVLTGIILGLLVQGMAPVDAALAGVYLHGLAGDIAAKKRSEFSLMAGDIIDYLGKAFLEMQKRD from the coding sequence ATGAAAATATTTACCACAAAACAAATAGCAGCTATCGATAAGTACACCATCGAAAACGAACCCATTGCCGATATTGATTTAATGGAACGTGCCTCGCTGCAAATAACCAACTGGATTGTACAACAGTTTACTACCGAAGAACGGCTATTGTTTTTTGCCGGCCCCGGAAATAATGGCGGCGATGCTTTGGCAATTGCCCGCCAGCTGGCAGAGCTCAGTTACCAGTGCGAAGTTTACCTCCTGGATTTTGGAAAAGCATTAAAAGGATCGCCGGAGATCAACTTCAACAGGTTAGAGGAACAAGGAAAAGTAAAGCTGGTTAAACTACGTTCTGAAGCTGATTTTCCGCATGTTGATGATACGGATGTACTTATCGACGGGCTTTTTGGCTCCGGCTTGTCGCGCCCCTTGGAAGGATTGCCGGCACAGTTGGTGCAAAAAATCAACCAACTGCTGAATGTGGTAGTAGCGGTTGATATTCCCAGTGGACTGATGGGGGAGGATAATTCCAAAAACAACCTGGAGAATATTATCCGGGCAGATTATACGCTGACACTGCAATTTCCAAAAATAAGTTTCCTGTTCCCCGAGAACGAACAGTTTGTAGGGCAGTGGGAAGTGTTATCCATAGGTTTGCATCCCGATGGTATTTGGGAAACACCATCGCCGTATGCTTTGGCCGATGCTGAAGAAATTACAACGCGGTTGCCTGTACGCTCTAAGTTCGATCATAAAGGAACCTTCGGCCATGCGCTGCTTATTGCCGGGAGTTACGGAAAAATGGGAGCGGCAGTGCTCGCATCAAAAGCCTGTATGCGTGCCGGAGCAGGTTTGTTAACTACTCATGTTCCGCACATGGGATTCCCCATCATTCAAACGGCAGTGCCCGAAGCAATGGCCAGCATCGATCAGCACGATTCAATGTTTACCACATTACCCGATTTAGTGCCTTATGCGGCCATTGGTATTGGCCCGGGTATGGGTAAAAAACATAATTCGTGCCGTGCCTTATGCAACTTGTTAGAACAAGCAAAAGTGCCGCTTGTTATCGATGCCGATGCCTTGAATATTTTGGCTGAAAATAAAGCATGGCTGGAGAAATTACCCGAAGGTTCGGTGCTGACACCCCATCCGGGCGAGTTCAGCCGTTTGGTGGGCGAAACCACCGATTCGTACGATGCTGTTCAGAAACAAATGGCTTTCGCCCAAAAATACAATTGTGTGGTGGTGCTAAAAGGCGCACACACTTCAGTTGCAGCACCCAACGGAAGGCTCAGTTGGAATTCAACCGGTAACTCAGGAATGGGAACCGCCGGAAGTGGCGATGTGCTTACCGGGATTATCCTGGGTTTGCTGGTACAAGGTATGGCACCGGTTGATGCGGCGCTGGCGGGCGTGTACCTGCATGGTCTGGCCGGAGATATAGCTGCAAAAAAACGATCGGAGTTTTCGTTAATGGCCGGCGATATTATCGATTACCTGGGAAAAGCATTTCTTGAAATGCAGAAAAGGGATTAA
- the aat gene encoding leucyl/phenylalanyl-tRNA--protein transferase has protein sequence MIQFPDPNQADDEGLLAQGGELTPEFLLSAYCQGVFPWFCEGEPILWWSPNPRMVLLPEDFKLKKSLRQVLNKGIFELRIDTAFRKVINHCSKVKRSREDETWITNDIIDGYVQLHKLGYAHSFETYFEGELVGGLYGLSLGNCFFGESMFFTKSDASKFAFYHLVQFALKNNFAFIDAQQPTDHLASLGAKPIPRKDFLEMLEKALQGDTLQGKWTGLLER, from the coding sequence ATGATACAATTTCCCGATCCGAACCAGGCCGACGATGAAGGGTTGCTTGCCCAGGGTGGCGAGCTTACGCCCGAGTTTTTACTGTCGGCATATTGCCAGGGCGTATTCCCGTGGTTTTGCGAAGGTGAACCCATTTTGTGGTGGTCGCCGAACCCCCGGATGGTGTTGCTGCCTGAAGACTTTAAACTAAAGAAAAGCCTGCGGCAGGTGCTCAACAAAGGGATTTTTGAATTGCGTATCGACACGGCATTCCGCAAAGTAATAAACCATTGCAGCAAGGTTAAACGAAGTCGTGAAGATGAAACGTGGATTACCAACGACATTATCGATGGTTACGTACAACTGCACAAACTGGGTTACGCCCACTCCTTCGAAACGTATTTTGAAGGCGAGTTGGTTGGCGGACTGTACGGCCTTTCGCTGGGGAATTGTTTTTTTGGTGAGTCGATGTTTTTTACGAAATCCGATGCCAGCAAATTTGCCTTTTACCACCTGGTGCAGTTTGCACTAAAAAACAACTTCGCTTTTATCGATGCCCAGCAACCTACCGACCACCTGGCCAGTTTGGGTGCCAAACCTATTCCGCGAAAAGACTTTTTGGAAATGCTGGAAAAAGCGTTGCAGGGAGATACTTTGCAGGGGAAGTGGACGGGACTATTGGAACGATAG
- a CDS encoding DUF4831 family protein, translated as MRYLVLIIAVLLVIPTFGQRKKRDDDEVIPAYVEGIAYALPRTGIKVHVEAIREKFEPGPYAAYAEQLLGIKDARTGASVKWSVSAVSIETFSEPDPQQVYKAMGGVAATISLAPNGCLAGINTAVATTLPLQVQSNKTFQQPDIDDGFSFDYFSDTPFVIAGDSSNNFRPTKVSVEQKAAEAAQRVLDCRMNQYDLAALRIDGEYPDGKAYEVSLEELKRTEQNYIKLFVGRTTYKTERYSFDYVPAANEKNAVIFRISDANGIVPASDLSGKPVMAEFEQVAGLLAKFDAEAVSDNPNAGYDGVYYRMPGVANIKIIYELNSLASARATIAQFGKVAPVPEELLGGDYSIEFHPQTGAIKSVQMK; from the coding sequence ATGAGGTATTTAGTTTTGATAATTGCTGTATTATTGGTGATTCCAACCTTTGGACAGCGCAAGAAAAGAGACGATGATGAAGTGATTCCGGCCTATGTGGAGGGTATTGCATACGCTTTGCCGCGCACCGGAATAAAAGTCCACGTTGAAGCCATCCGTGAGAAATTTGAACCGGGACCATATGCTGCTTATGCCGAACAGCTACTGGGGATAAAAGATGCACGTACCGGTGCTTCGGTAAAGTGGTCGGTTTCTGCCGTTAGTATCGAAACTTTCTCGGAGCCCGATCCGCAGCAGGTATACAAAGCAATGGGCGGTGTTGCGGCAACAATCAGTTTGGCACCCAATGGTTGTCTGGCAGGAATAAATACAGCAGTTGCAACAACGCTGCCGCTGCAAGTTCAATCGAATAAAACATTTCAGCAACCGGATATTGACGATGGTTTTTCCTTCGATTATTTCTCGGATACACCGTTTGTTATTGCCGGAGACTCGAGCAATAATTTCAGGCCTACAAAGGTAAGTGTGGAGCAAAAAGCTGCAGAAGCGGCTCAGCGTGTACTTGATTGCCGAATGAACCAGTACGATTTGGCAGCTCTCCGTATCGATGGCGAGTACCCCGACGGGAAAGCGTATGAGGTAAGCCTGGAAGAATTAAAGCGCACCGAGCAGAATTACATCAAGCTATTTGTTGGCAGAACGACTTATAAAACCGAACGATACAGTTTTGATTATGTTCCGGCAGCTAACGAAAAGAATGCAGTCATCTTCCGTATTTCTGATGCCAACGGTATTGTTCCCGCCAGCGATCTTTCAGGGAAACCGGTTATGGCGGAGTTTGAGCAGGTTGCCGGGTTGTTGGCTAAATTCGATGCCGAAGCAGTATCAGATAATCCGAACGCTGGTTATGATGGTGTTTATTACCGAATGCCGGGAGTTGCCAATATTAAAATTATATACGAGCTAAATAGTCTGGCTTCGGCGCGAGCAACTATTGCACAGTTTGGAAAAGTTGCTCCGGTACCGGAGGAATTGCTGGGTGGCGATTATTCCATCGAATTTCATCCGCAAACAGGAGCCATTAAATCCGTTCAAATGAAATAA
- a CDS encoding peptide MFS transporter, with product MSRDASRAFFGHPIGLSTLFASEMWERFSYYGMRALLVLFLTATFASGGFEMAELDAFTIYGIFTGLVYVTPILGGMLADKVLGQRKTIYIGGLTMAIGQFLLAGSAWLYGTDASMEFRQTIFYAGLGILILGNGFFKPNISTMVGELYDNNDPRKDGGFTIFYMGINIGAFFSPLVAGKLGEQVAWQYGFLAAGVGMLLGTLWFFLRSHTLGHIGMPPKVKTERVRLILKDWFSILLYVIGIVGLIFGIIIGWGAIPSAVSTALIWILGVGGVIILTTTIFKGTNGKAEWSRVGVILVLAVFNILFWSGFEQAGTTFNIFARDNTQRMIGNWEIPATWFQSINAIWIVACAPLFSVLWLKLDKINLNPNTPMKFAWGLIMLSLGFVIMAIAFSRSTGGDSVHLVSPLWLIVVYLFHTFGELCLSPIGLSMVTKLSPPKLVSTMMGVWFGSIAAGNFVASQMKAISIQLEKVLGTEIQVFWLIAIQTAIIALVAIALSPWLKKMMHGIK from the coding sequence ATGAGTAGAGATGCAAGTAGAGCCTTCTTTGGTCACCCAATCGGGCTTTCAACACTGTTTGCCAGTGAAATGTGGGAGCGCTTTAGTTACTATGGAATGCGAGCCTTGCTGGTTCTTTTCCTTACAGCAACTTTTGCTTCAGGCGGATTTGAAATGGCAGAACTCGATGCCTTTACCATTTATGGTATTTTCACCGGGTTAGTGTATGTAACCCCGATTCTTGGCGGTATGCTGGCCGATAAAGTACTGGGACAGCGAAAAACGATCTACATTGGTGGTTTAACCATGGCCATTGGGCAATTTCTGCTAGCCGGTAGTGCATGGTTATACGGTACCGATGCAAGTATGGAATTCCGTCAAACCATTTTTTATGCCGGTTTAGGTATATTGATATTGGGTAATGGTTTCTTTAAACCCAATATTTCAACCATGGTGGGCGAATTGTACGATAACAACGACCCACGAAAAGATGGTGGTTTTACCATCTTCTATATGGGTATCAATATCGGAGCTTTCTTTTCTCCTTTGGTAGCCGGGAAATTAGGCGAACAAGTTGCCTGGCAATATGGATTCCTGGCAGCCGGTGTGGGAATGTTATTAGGTACATTATGGTTTTTTCTACGCAGCCATACTCTTGGGCATATAGGAATGCCACCGAAAGTAAAAACAGAAAGAGTACGCCTAATTCTTAAAGACTGGTTTAGCATCTTACTATATGTTATTGGCATTGTTGGACTAATTTTTGGAATAATTATAGGATGGGGAGCTATACCATCAGCAGTAAGTACAGCACTTATTTGGATACTTGGTGTTGGTGGAGTAATTATACTTACTACGACAATATTTAAGGGAACCAACGGTAAAGCCGAATGGTCGCGTGTTGGAGTAATACTTGTTTTGGCCGTCTTCAACATCTTATTCTGGAGTGGTTTTGAGCAAGCAGGAACAACCTTTAATATTTTTGCCCGCGACAATACACAACGAATGATCGGTAACTGGGAGATTCCGGCTACCTGGTTTCAAAGTATAAACGCTATTTGGATTGTAGCTTGTGCGCCATTATTCAGTGTACTGTGGTTAAAGCTGGATAAAATAAATTTGAATCCCAATACACCAATGAAATTTGCATGGGGTTTAATTATGCTTTCTCTTGGTTTTGTGATTATGGCCATTGCTTTTAGCAGATCTACCGGAGGCGACTCAGTTCATTTAGTTAGCCCCTTGTGGTTAATTGTGGTTTATCTGTTTCATACGTTTGGAGAACTTTGCCTGTCGCCAATCGGACTATCAATGGTAACTAAATTATCGCCACCAAAACTTGTTTCAACAATGATGGGGGTATGGTTTGGTTCTATTGCTGCCGGAAACTTTGTGGCCTCGCAAATGAAAGCCATATCAATACAACTGGAAAAAGTACTTGGAACTGAAATTCAGGTATTCTGGTTAATCGCCATTCAGACGGCAATTATTGCCCTTGTTGCAATTGCTCTTTCGCCATGGCTGAAAAAGATGATGCACGGAATCAAATAA
- a CDS encoding aminoacyl-histidine dipeptidase, translating into MSEEIKNLEPQNVWEIFSEMTQIPRPSNHEEQIQNWAVNFGKKLGLETIKDEAGNVIIKKPATPGMENRKTVVLQGHLDMVPQKNSNKVHDFQKDPIETFVDGDWVTANGTTLGADNGIGSSAAMAVLASKTLKHGPVEVLLTATEETGMDGANGLKAGLLDAEILINTDSEDEGELYVGCAGGEDANITFNYTGEEVPLGFVALQLSVTGMKGGHSGMDIILGRGNSIKTFFRILNAAEELGVRLASIDGGSLRNAIPREAFGVVVVEEAKVADFIALVDEISDAVKAELSVTEPDMDIAVEQTELPTTLIDATTQKNVTKAVVACPNGVIRMSDSMKGLVETSTNLAILKSDAASKTINGGCLMRSSVDTAKTELASRLKAVFELAGAEVIFSGAYPGWKPNMKSPILKTMQNVYNDKWGKVPKIMGIHAGLECGILAQNYPHWDMISFGPTIRFPHSPDEKVNIETVKKFWEFLVATLEVIPEK; encoded by the coding sequence ATGAGTGAAGAAATAAAGAATCTCGAGCCACAAAACGTGTGGGAGATATTTTCTGAAATGACACAAATTCCACGTCCTTCAAACCACGAAGAGCAAATTCAGAACTGGGCTGTAAATTTTGGTAAGAAACTGGGATTGGAAACCATTAAAGACGAAGCCGGGAATGTGATTATAAAAAAGCCGGCAACACCCGGTATGGAAAACCGTAAAACGGTTGTTCTGCAAGGCCATCTCGATATGGTTCCGCAAAAGAACAGCAATAAAGTTCACGATTTTCAAAAAGATCCGATCGAAACATTTGTAGATGGCGATTGGGTAACTGCCAACGGCACAACACTTGGTGCTGATAATGGTATTGGGTCGTCGGCGGCAATGGCGGTTTTGGCTTCAAAAACCTTAAAACACGGGCCGGTTGAAGTGCTGCTCACTGCCACCGAAGAAACCGGAATGGATGGAGCCAACGGTTTAAAAGCCGGATTGCTTGATGCTGAAATCCTGATTAATACCGACTCGGAAGATGAAGGCGAGTTGTATGTTGGTTGTGCCGGTGGAGAAGATGCAAACATTACTTTTAATTACACAGGGGAAGAAGTTCCGCTCGGTTTTGTGGCCTTGCAATTAAGCGTTACCGGAATGAAAGGTGGTCACTCGGGAATGGATATTATTCTGGGACGCGGAAATTCCATAAAAACGTTTTTCCGAATTCTTAATGCAGCCGAAGAACTTGGCGTTCGCCTGGCGAGTATTGATGGAGGTAGTTTAAGAAATGCCATTCCGCGCGAAGCGTTTGGTGTGGTTGTGGTTGAAGAGGCAAAAGTGGCGGATTTTATCGCTTTGGTTGATGAAATCTCTGATGCCGTAAAAGCCGAACTTTCGGTTACTGAACCCGATATGGATATTGCCGTTGAGCAAACAGAATTACCAACGACTTTAATTGATGCGACTACGCAGAAAAACGTAACAAAAGCTGTAGTTGCGTGCCCCAACGGTGTTATCCGAATGAGCGACAGCATGAAAGGTTTGGTTGAAACTTCTACTAACCTGGCTATTCTGAAGTCGGATGCAGCAAGCAAAACAATTAATGGCGGCTGTTTGATGCGCAGCTCTGTAGACACGGCAAAAACAGAATTGGCATCGCGATTAAAAGCTGTTTTTGAACTGGCAGGCGCCGAGGTAATTTTCTCAGGTGCTTATCCGGGGTGGAAGCCAAATATGAAATCGCCCATTTTGAAAACCATGCAAAACGTGTACAACGACAAATGGGGGAAAGTGCCAAAGATTATGGGTATTCATGCCGGTTTGGAGTGTGGTATTCTGGCGCAAAACTATCCGCACTGGGATATGATTTCGTTTGGACCGACCATTCGTTTTCCGCATTCGCCGGATGAAAAGGTGAATATTGAAACCGTTAAAAAGTTCTGGGAATTTTTGGTGGCCACACTGGAAGTAATTCCTGAAAAATAG
- a CDS encoding alanine racemase, protein MTEITRPTLIIDKAVCLQNIERMAKKAEKYQLRLRPHFKTHQAAKIGEWFKLFGISQITVSSVLMAEYFASNGWNDITLAFSLNILEINRINRLADSIKLNVLVENKEAAEVLALQATNKVGVYLKIDTGYNRTGIPAGRTGRIDSILDVLSKNSKLTFKGFLTHTGHTYNALSTNEIFSSHFDALLKLKKLKNNYKKNYPGMELSMGDTPSATICGNFDGIDEIRPGNFVFYDLMQHNLGVCDIADIAVKVVCPVIAKHVSRNEIVIYGGAIHFSKETVQNTDGKELYGRVIIKKGNEKVLLDTKNYLSRLSQEHGIIKVTPANFKQIKVGDLVEVIPVHSCLTANMMGHMITTEGEFIEMMPKY, encoded by the coding sequence ATGACAGAAATTACACGACCTACACTTATTATTGACAAAGCAGTTTGCCTGCAAAACATTGAACGGATGGCTAAAAAAGCAGAGAAGTATCAACTTCGGCTGAGGCCCCATTTCAAAACACACCAGGCTGCAAAGATTGGTGAGTGGTTTAAACTTTTTGGGATCAGCCAGATTACCGTTTCGTCAGTTCTGATGGCCGAATATTTTGCATCGAACGGATGGAACGATATCACGCTCGCTTTTTCGTTGAATATTCTGGAGATAAACCGAATAAACCGATTGGCAGATTCAATAAAACTGAATGTACTGGTGGAGAACAAAGAGGCAGCAGAAGTTCTTGCCCTTCAGGCTACCAATAAAGTTGGTGTGTATTTAAAAATTGACACCGGCTACAACCGAACTGGAATACCTGCCGGACGAACTGGCCGCATAGATTCAATTCTCGATGTTTTGAGTAAAAACAGCAAACTTACTTTTAAAGGTTTTCTGACACACACCGGTCATACTTATAATGCGCTGTCGACAAACGAAATATTTAGCAGCCATTTTGATGCATTGCTAAAGCTGAAAAAACTTAAAAACAACTATAAGAAAAACTATCCCGGAATGGAATTGAGCATGGGGGATACGCCATCTGCAACTATTTGCGGCAATTTTGACGGGATTGATGAAATTCGTCCGGGGAATTTTGTTTTTTACGACCTGATGCAACACAATCTTGGCGTTTGCGACATAGCAGATATTGCCGTAAAAGTTGTGTGCCCTGTGATAGCAAAGCATGTTTCAAGAAATGAAATAGTGATTTACGGAGGAGCCATTCATTTCTCCAAAGAAACCGTACAAAATACTGATGGAAAAGAGTTATACGGCCGTGTTATTATAAAAAAAGGAAACGAAAAGGTTTTACTCGACACCAAAAATTACCTGTCGAGACTTTCGCAGGAACATGGAATAATAAAAGTTACACCTGCCAATTTTAAACAAATAAAAGTTGGCGACCTGGTGGAAGTAATTCCCGTACATTCGTGCCTTACAGCGAATATGATGGGGCACATGATAACTACCGAGGGTGAGTTTATTGAAATGATGCCTAAATATTAA
- a CDS encoding nicotinate phosphoribosyltransferase, translating to MASIVKETLGLYTDFYELTMAQGYFFCHKKDQQTSFDYYFRTNPYKGGYTVFAGLQDFIDALQNFTYSNSDLEFLKANGFKDEFLDYLRDFKFSGNIYSVKEGEIVFPNEPILSVEGNIIECQLLESILLNILNFQSLIATKAFRIKHISGQKLFADFGLRRAQGFSAIHASRAACIGGASSTSNTLAGKIYNIPVSGTMAHSWVQSFDSELEAFRAFAETNPNNTILLVDTYNTLKSGVPNAITMGHEMAAKGQKLKAIRLDSGDLAYLSKKARKMLDEAGLKDIQILASNQLNEYVIKTLLLDQNAAIDGFGIGTEMITGKSDAALDGVYKLCEIDGKAKMKFSENIEKITLPGKKQLLRYFDEEGNFYRDGILLQQEQPEEVDTINDRIYPEKNTRVSKLKFELIREKVVEQGNILLQHKNPVDIHEYLKSRAALLPDEHKRFISPHLYKVGISNKLMASRNALTQKLRTLH from the coding sequence ATGGCATCAATAGTAAAGGAAACATTAGGATTATATACCGATTTTTATGAGTTAACAATGGCTCAGGGTTACTTTTTTTGCCATAAAAAAGACCAGCAAACTTCTTTCGATTACTATTTCAGAACCAATCCGTACAAAGGTGGTTATACCGTTTTTGCTGGCTTGCAGGATTTTATTGATGCCCTGCAAAATTTCACTTATTCCAACTCGGATCTGGAATTTCTAAAAGCAAACGGGTTTAAAGATGAGTTTCTGGACTACCTACGCGACTTTAAATTCTCAGGAAATATTTACAGCGTAAAAGAAGGCGAGATTGTTTTCCCGAACGAGCCCATCTTATCGGTTGAAGGCAATATAATTGAATGTCAACTGCTGGAAAGTATTCTGCTTAATATACTCAACTTCCAATCGCTGATTGCCACAAAGGCGTTCCGCATCAAACATATTTCGGGGCAAAAGTTATTTGCCGATTTTGGTCTCCGCCGCGCTCAGGGGTTCAGTGCCATTCATGCCAGCCGGGCAGCCTGTATCGGTGGCGCTTCATCTACATCAAACACGCTTGCCGGGAAAATTTATAATATTCCCGTTAGTGGCACCATGGCACACAGCTGGGTGCAAAGTTTCGATTCAGAGCTGGAAGCTTTCAGAGCCTTTGCAGAAACGAATCCCAATAATACCATTTTGCTGGTCGACACCTACAACACCTTAAAATCGGGCGTGCCGAATGCCATTACCATGGGTCATGAAATGGCTGCTAAAGGGCAAAAACTAAAGGCAATCCGATTAGATAGTGGCGACCTGGCTTACTTAAGCAAAAAAGCCCGAAAGATGTTGGATGAGGCCGGATTAAAAGATATTCAGATACTTGCGTCGAACCAGTTGAACGAGTACGTTATAAAAACCCTGCTGCTGGACCAAAATGCGGCTATTGACGGTTTTGGAATTGGCACCGAAATGATAACCGGAAAAAGCGATGCTGCCCTGGATGGGGTTTATAAACTATGCGAAATTGACGGGAAAGCAAAAATGAAATTTTCTGAAAATATCGAAAAAATTACCTTACCCGGAAAAAAACAACTGCTAAGGTATTTTGATGAAGAAGGTAATTTTTACCGCGATGGAATTTTACTTCAACAGGAACAACCCGAAGAAGTTGATACAATTAATGACCGAATTTACCCGGAAAAAAATACCAGGGTCTCAAAATTAAAATTCGAACTGATTCGCGAAAAAGTAGTTGAACAGGGAAACATTTTACTTCAACATAAAAATCCGGTAGATATACACGAATACCTTAAAAGCCGTGCAGCTTTATTACCCGACGAACATAAACGTTTTATCAGTCCACACTTGTATAAAGTTGGCATTTCAAACAAATTAATGGCCTCCCGCAATGCTCTAACTCAGAAGTTAAGAACGTTACATTAA